CGAATTAATCCACGAGCTCCCTCTAATAATGTACCGGCGTTTTTTTCCAATACAATATGTTGACCGCCACCTTGACTAGCACCTTGACCTCCTTCTTGTTGACTCGTTGGTTTTATGATTTCTACGCTTATGTTTAATTGTCCATCGGACTTATCCAAACCAACACCGTGAACGAGGGCGACATTATCAATTTCTTGGTTGTTCCAGCATCCTGTTAATAATAAGAGGCTGCAAAGTATGATGAAGAATGTTCGTATCATCGTTTATCACCCGTGTCTGGCAACGACTTAATCCTTCTTGATCGCCCGTTTGGTATACTTTTCGGTCGCTGTTTCAGCAACTTTGTCGGAAGACGGATCAAACCGTCTTTCCAATCTTTAAAGTGGCTTGGTGAAAAGGGTGCCATATAAGGCACGCCAAGTGATGTTAATGACACCATATGGGTTAATAAAGCAAGTGATGCGATACACAATCCGTAAGAGCCGAATACACTACTGGCAATGAACAAACCAATGCGTACCAATGCAGTGACGTCTGCGATCGGTGTAATAACAAAGGCGGCAATATAAGATATAGAAACAACGACAATTGTCGGGGCTCCGACAAGTCCTGCTGATACTGATACATCTCCTAAAATTAAAGCACCAACAATACTTAAGGCAGATCCGATTTGTTTTGGTAGTCTAACCCCAGCCTCACGAACGACTTCAAACATTAAGATCATCATAATGACTTCCATCGCAAGTGGAAATGGAACCGTTTCCCTCGCCTGAATAATTGGTACGATCATATCTGATGGAATTAACGCTTTATTAAAATTAAGAGCTGTAATATATAAAGCAGGGAGAGAGATGCTTACAATAAAAGCAAAAAAACGCATGATGCGAATAAAAGAGCTATAATAGGGGCGAGAGTTATAATCTTCGACATTTTGAAAACTCTCAAGAAACAAGTTTGGAACATATAAACTAACCGGGTTTCCATCAATTAAAAGTAAAACCCTTCCTTCCATAAGCAAAGCTGCTGCTTTGTCAGTTCGTTCCGTATTACCGATCGTCGGAAAGATTGAATAGGGATGATCCTCAATTAATTGCTCTATATCCCCTGAACTGTCAATCGAATCCACTTTTATCTCATTGAGCCGCTCTTTGACTCGTTGTACCAAATCAGGATCAACGATATCCTTTAAATAAGCCATCGTAATTCCCGTCTGACTGTACTTGCCGATTTCCATTGTTTCAAATCGCAAAGATGGATGGGAAATCCTACGGCGAAGTAATGAAATATTTACCCCCGTTGACTCAATAAATCCTTCCCGTGCTCCCCGCACCGCCTGTTCTGTTACAGGCTCTTCAATGGAACGAACCTCATACCCTTCGATAGAGAGCAATAACCCTTTATTAAAACCGTCAACGATTAGTAATGCTTTTGCTTTTAAGACTTGATAAACAGCTTTTAAAAGATTATCTACCACGGTGACTTTTTTTACAGAAATTCTTTCTCTTATCTGTTTCAAATCATCATTAGGCTTCTCTTGCAATGGGTGTGCGATTAGGGGTTTCAAGATATTGTTTCTTTTTGCCTCTTCGTCTATTAATCCATCAATCGCAACTACCATGGCATTCAGTGCATCACCATTTTGTAAGTTAATCGTGAATTTAGTAAACAAGATATCTTTACTTGTGCCTAGCTGTTGTTTTAATGTTTTCTCATTTTCGTTAATATTCGTTGAAAACGGCTGCCAATCAACGTTAGAAAATTTTTGGGGTTGGTCTTTTGTATTTTTTCCTTTTATTTGTTTAATCAATTTTTCGATGTTTGAATAACGCTTCCTCATTGAAAGACTCCCCCCTTTCAGACTTAGTGGTATTATTTGCCTATCATCAAGAAATATGCGATGCTTTTGCGGACAAAAGCGAAATTCCGTATGGTGATCTGAGCACCTTTTTATTTTATGTTTGCTTGGGTTGACAATATACCCTTATGGGTATAAAATGACTAGTAATAATGCTTTTCTGAATGACGATAGCCAAGATAATCGTTCTGACTTTAGCACTTTAAATATTCAGAAAAATTCCAGAGTACAGCACGAAAGGGGGTAATTTCATTGAATTATGATGATCAAATGAAGAATAGAGTAAAACGCATTGAAGGACAGCTTAGAGGAATATTAAAAATGATGGAGGAAAATAAGGACTGTAAAGAAGTAATCACCCAGTTGTCTGCTGCAAGGACTGCGATTGATCGGACAATTGGTGTGGTAGTTAGTTCCAACTTGGTTGAGTGTGTTCAAAAGGCAAATACGGCAGGAAAAGAAGATATGGAAGAGCTTGTGAAAGAAGCGGTAAATTTATTGGTGAAAAGTCGTTAGAAAAAAGGGTTGACATACCCTTTTATTTTTAATAACATCATACTCATAGGGGTAACGGTAATCTATATTTTTTTAATTTTAATAATACCCGACAGGGTATATAGAATAGGAGGAAGTTGAATGCCAGATAAGAAAAAAACGACGATCGTTTTGTTCAGCGGCGATTATGACAAAGCTATGGCAGCCTATATCATCGCCAATGGTGCAGCAGCATATGACCATGAAGTTACTATTTTCC
The Pueribacillus theae genome window above contains:
- a CDS encoding spore germination protein, which produces MRKRYSNIEKLIKQIKGKNTKDQPQKFSNVDWQPFSTNINENEKTLKQQLGTSKDILFTKFTINLQNGDALNAMVVAIDGLIDEEAKRNNILKPLIAHPLQEKPNDDLKQIRERISVKKVTVVDNLLKAVYQVLKAKALLIVDGFNKGLLLSIEGYEVRSIEEPVTEQAVRGAREGFIESTGVNISLLRRRISHPSLRFETMEIGKYSQTGITMAYLKDIVDPDLVQRVKERLNEIKVDSIDSSGDIEQLIEDHPYSIFPTIGNTERTDKAAALLMEGRVLLLIDGNPVSLYVPNLFLESFQNVEDYNSRPYYSSFIRIMRFFAFIVSISLPALYITALNFNKALIPSDMIVPIIQARETVPFPLAMEVIMMILMFEVVREAGVRLPKQIGSALSIVGALILGDVSVSAGLVGAPTIVVVSISYIAAFVITPIADVTALVRIGLFIASSVFGSYGLCIASLALLTHMVSLTSLGVPYMAPFSPSHFKDWKDGLIRLPTKLLKQRPKSIPNGRSRRIKSLPDTGDKR
- a CDS encoding metal-sensitive transcriptional regulator, coding for MNYDDQMKNRVKRIEGQLRGILKMMEENKDCKEVITQLSAARTAIDRTIGVVVSSNLVECVQKANTAGKEDMEELVKEAVNLLVKSR